From a region of the Agromyces ramosus genome:
- the iolB gene encoding 5-deoxy-glucuronate isomerase, translating into MTERPTTSRNDPGADPWFHPRASLSRDGWNVVVDASIRGWRYTGLRVAELGGRELRLPAGAVERLIVPLTGGCLVHVREEGGTPQVLELEGRASVFDGPTDTLFLPPGTSATLTGTGRIAVAEAPATTRHPLRRIRRDEAPVELRGRGRASRQVHDLGTPAVLDAERLIVCEVITPAGNWSSYPPHKHDEERAGEESRLEEIYYFEVAEPTAAEAEGEASASSPYALFSASSSAVSEIDLDERVQSGDVALIPGGYHGPAVAPPGNDLYYLNVMAGPGERVWHITDEPGHAWVRSSWETEPVDPRLPYTGDTKGPRP; encoded by the coding sequence GTGACCGAACGCCCGACCACGAGCCGGAACGATCCGGGCGCCGATCCCTGGTTCCACCCCCGGGCGAGCCTCTCCCGCGACGGCTGGAACGTCGTGGTCGACGCCTCGATCCGGGGCTGGCGGTACACGGGCCTCCGCGTCGCCGAACTCGGTGGGCGCGAGCTCCGGCTGCCGGCGGGCGCGGTCGAACGGCTCATCGTGCCGTTGACCGGTGGATGCCTCGTGCACGTGCGCGAGGAAGGCGGCACGCCGCAGGTGCTCGAGCTCGAGGGGCGGGCCTCCGTGTTCGACGGCCCCACCGACACGCTCTTCCTCCCGCCGGGAACGAGCGCGACCCTCACCGGCACGGGGCGCATCGCCGTGGCCGAGGCGCCGGCGACCACGCGGCATCCACTTCGGCGCATCCGACGAGACGAGGCGCCTGTCGAGCTTCGCGGGCGTGGGCGTGCGAGCCGGCAGGTGCACGACCTCGGCACCCCCGCGGTGCTCGACGCCGAGCGCTTGATCGTGTGCGAGGTGATCACCCCCGCGGGCAACTGGTCGTCGTATCCGCCGCACAAGCACGACGAGGAGCGCGCGGGCGAGGAGTCACGGCTCGAGGAGATCTACTACTTCGAGGTGGCGGAACCCACAGCCGCAGAGGCGGAGGGGGAGGCGAGTGCGTCGTCGCCCTACGCTCTCTTCAGCGCCTCATCGTCGGCCGTCAGCGAGATCGACCTCGATGAACGAGTGCAGAGCGGCGACGTCGCGCTCATCCCGGGCGGCTACCACGGACCCGCGGTCGCGCCGCCGGGCAACGACCTGTACTACCTCAACGTGATGGCGGGCCCGGGCGAACGCGTGTGGCACATCACCGACGAGCCGGGGCACGCCTGGGTGCGATCGTCGTGGGAGACCGAACCAGTCGACCCCCGCCTCCCGTACACCGGCGACACGAAAGGACCTCGACCGTGA
- a CDS encoding class I fructose-bisphosphate aldolase, which yields MDADGFAAIRDRRAHDPGAIAGALAARTRRPLLGENGRLFIIAADHPARGALGVGDEPMAMAHRYELLDRLALALSRPGVDGVLATPDIIDDLALLGALDDKVVVGSMNRGGLRGSSFEMDDRFTSYDIDGIVRDRLDFAKALLRINLQDPRSAATIEACAAAVSAAAAAGVPIMIEPFMSSHRGGAIVNDLTADAVITAVAIASGLGTTSAYTWMKLPVVDGMERVMEATTLPTLLLGGERSDDSDAMYASWQHALTLPGVRGLVVGRALIYPPDGNVQRAVDTASALVHEQ from the coding sequence ATCGACGCCGATGGCTTCGCCGCCATACGCGATCGGCGCGCCCATGACCCCGGCGCCATCGCCGGCGCGCTCGCCGCCCGCACGAGACGGCCGCTGCTGGGCGAGAACGGCCGGCTGTTCATCATCGCCGCCGACCATCCGGCGCGAGGCGCGCTCGGCGTGGGCGACGAGCCCATGGCGATGGCCCACCGATACGAACTGCTCGATCGGCTCGCCCTCGCCCTCAGCCGCCCGGGCGTCGACGGCGTGCTCGCGACACCCGACATCATCGACGATCTCGCGCTCCTCGGCGCGCTCGACGACAAGGTCGTCGTCGGCTCGATGAACCGCGGCGGGCTGCGGGGATCCAGTTTCGAGATGGACGACCGCTTCACGAGTTACGACATCGACGGCATCGTGCGCGACCGCCTCGACTTCGCGAAGGCCCTGTTGCGCATCAATCTGCAGGACCCGAGATCGGCGGCGACCATCGAGGCCTGCGCCGCCGCCGTCAGTGCCGCCGCCGCCGCCGGAGTGCCGATCATGATCGAGCCGTTCATGAGCTCGCATCGGGGCGGCGCCATCGTCAATGACCTCACCGCCGATGCCGTCATCACCGCGGTCGCGATCGCCTCCGGTCTGGGCACGACCTCGGCGTACACCTGGATGAAGCTGCCGGTCGTCGACGGAATGGAACGCGTCATGGAGGCGACGACCCTGCCGACGCTGCTCCTCGGCGGCGAACGGTCCGACGACTCCGACGCGATGTACGCCAGTTGGCAGCATGCGCTCACGCTCCCCGGCGTACGCGGTCTCGTCGTCGGGCGCGCGCTCATCTATCCTCCTGACGGCAACGTGCAGCGCGCCGTCGACACCGCCTCCGCCCTCGTTCATGAGCAGTGA
- the iolC gene encoding 5-dehydro-2-deoxygluconokinase yields the protein MTTSTAPPFDLITIGRVGIDLYPTRNGVHLDEAELFGKSVGGSPTNVAIAAARHGRRSAVITRTGDDAFGRYIRRQLMGFGVDPRFVEVVPELLTPLTFCEIFPPDDFPLTFYREPKAPDLEISPAELPLDDIRSAAIYWSTTTGLSEEPSRAAHHAAWAARGRRGHTVLDLDYRPMFWDSAAAARDEIATALEGVTIAVGNIDECEVAVGERDPHRAADALLDRGLELAVVKRGPHGVLAKTRDETIESPSFPVQVVNGLGAGDGFGGALCHGLLAGWTLERTIAFANVAGAIVASRRECSTAMPTTAEVEQLGRGSAEPELAAEAERARDEGAAGAS from the coding sequence ATGACCACATCGACAGCACCGCCCTTCGACCTCATCACGATCGGTCGCGTCGGCATCGACCTCTATCCGACGCGCAACGGCGTCCACCTCGACGAGGCCGAGCTGTTCGGCAAGTCGGTCGGCGGGAGCCCGACGAACGTCGCGATCGCCGCGGCACGTCACGGGCGACGCAGCGCCGTGATCACCCGCACCGGCGACGATGCGTTCGGGCGATACATCCGGCGGCAGCTCATGGGATTCGGCGTCGACCCGCGCTTCGTCGAAGTGGTGCCCGAGTTGCTGACGCCGCTGACGTTCTGCGAGATCTTCCCGCCCGACGACTTCCCGCTGACCTTCTACCGCGAGCCGAAGGCACCGGACCTCGAGATCTCCCCTGCGGAACTGCCGCTCGACGACATCCGTTCTGCAGCCATCTACTGGTCGACGACGACCGGGCTCAGCGAGGAGCCGAGCCGTGCCGCCCATCACGCAGCCTGGGCGGCACGCGGCCGACGGGGCCATACAGTGCTCGACCTCGACTACCGTCCGATGTTCTGGGACTCCGCCGCTGCGGCGCGCGACGAGATCGCCACGGCGCTCGAGGGGGTGACCATAGCCGTCGGCAACATCGACGAGTGCGAGGTCGCCGTCGGCGAGCGCGATCCGCATCGCGCAGCCGACGCGCTGCTCGACCGTGGGCTCGAGCTCGCGGTCGTCAAGCGCGGGCCGCACGGCGTGCTTGCGAAGACGCGCGACGAGACGATCGAATCGCCCAGCTTCCCCGTACAGGTGGTCAACGGCCTCGGTGCCGGCGACGGATTCGGCGGTGCCCTCTGTCACGGCCTGCTCGCCGGATGGACCCTCGAGCGCACGATCGCCTTCGCGAACGTCGCCGGCGCGATCGTGGCCTCGCGTCGGGAATGCTCGACCGCGATGCCGACGACCGCAGAGGTCGAGCAGCTCGGCCGCGGCAGCGCGGAACCCGAGCTCGCCGCCGAAGCGGAGCGCGCGCGTGACGAAGGAGCCGCCGGTGCATCCTGA
- a CDS encoding DUF1349 domain-containing protein, with protein MERQRIDWAAGVWTREPATTRLGDDLVAGASEGSDFWRTTHYGFIHDDGHALLAEWPTDAAVEVTFDASSLTALYDQAGIMLWAGPERWIKTGLELSDGVLHLGAVVTNGVSDWSLAPVPEWAGQLVTVRASRGGVAGDSVVLRARTATSGWRTLRVAPFTAGEASAGPLICAPMRGDLEVRFTRWELTPADVDLHEDPPLA; from the coding sequence ATGGAACGACAGCGCATCGACTGGGCAGCAGGGGTATGGACGCGGGAGCCCGCCACCACTCGTCTCGGCGACGACCTGGTGGCCGGGGCATCCGAGGGCAGTGACTTCTGGCGAACCACCCACTACGGGTTCATCCACGACGACGGCCATGCCCTGCTGGCCGAGTGGCCGACGGATGCCGCGGTCGAGGTGACCTTCGACGCGTCGAGCCTCACCGCGCTCTACGACCAGGCCGGCATCATGCTCTGGGCCGGACCCGAGCGGTGGATCAAGACGGGGCTGGAGCTCTCCGACGGCGTGCTGCACCTCGGTGCGGTCGTCACGAACGGCGTCTCCGACTGGTCGCTCGCGCCGGTGCCGGAGTGGGCCGGACAGCTCGTCACCGTGCGCGCGAGCCGCGGCGGGGTGGCGGGCGACTCGGTCGTGCTGCGGGCCCGCACCGCGACGAGCGGATGGCGCACGCTTCGCGTCGCCCCGTTCACGGCCGGCGAGGCATCGGCGGGACCGTTGATCTGCGCACCCATGCGCGGCGACCTGGAAGTGCGGTTCACCCGCTGGGAGCTGACGCCCGCCGACGTCGACCTGCACGAGGACCCGCCGCTCGCCTGA
- a CDS encoding helix-turn-helix transcriptional regulator has protein sequence MIWVDIDRQASSPEGFTVVVLQRLARSGLLSDDRARAAIDGAQPGGEPWQTLTGVLSTIDESLVIIVDKAAGADDSTLRGIVDVLVGHPSLRVIAAANEATRLDEPGLAFLVDRVTVSSIDLMFTEEELGAALQVDPATAREVHRLSGGLPLVAHALARANTGIARSDLLAVATDAMEAFMRVRIEAAEYDPRSIDALARMSLADELTVELARDLAPGAEARGILDAAAHYGFGSWSEEGSRVFTFIPLARELLRRELHRRFPEELPRLNRAVADWRLQNGMPVAALESAVVTGDLMLASHVVKSSWFTLLRQHGERVREILGSVPLGRLRPYPLLVMLLAICYNAVGVRRVRGLQLFAIAAAATKSTNGEISQSDRVFLCAAESSALRVLGFHTRAIPPAQRALEAVDRLSTEEAEQYREQLPRIYAQLGITFYYGGELALALEVLGMGLALAESGQRDAGFSCLAMLAGIHALDGDIPEARRFVELVRAGGWPDELLDGYQGTFYRVAEAVIALEELDVEAAQRHVEVFAPHRATSEHWLVMACVEAMVELQAGAAATGLVRLDSTVAEHGRSGHAPRARRALSTVRMLLHLALGNVEAARDVLHRDAADADARTMVDRARLALVTGQAAEALRLTREAGRSAPSSQVSAEAAVLEAVALLRTVGEVHSKPAVDRASALLVDRGQLLPLTLIPAADLERLTEAIPALCTPRPLVSVIRHGAAAQALTPREQVVLRALARSTSTSAIAAELSVSTNTVKTQLKSLYRKLGASNREQAVAIATARHLLPPDPETDGTGPAS, from the coding sequence GTGATCTGGGTCGACATCGATCGGCAGGCGTCGTCGCCCGAGGGATTCACCGTGGTGGTGCTCCAGCGGCTCGCCCGGAGCGGGCTTCTCTCGGACGACCGGGCGCGGGCGGCGATCGACGGGGCGCAGCCGGGCGGTGAGCCGTGGCAGACATTGACCGGCGTGCTCTCGACCATCGACGAATCCCTCGTGATCATCGTCGACAAGGCAGCCGGAGCGGATGACTCGACGCTCAGGGGCATCGTCGACGTGCTGGTCGGACATCCCTCGCTTCGGGTCATCGCCGCCGCGAACGAGGCCACCCGGCTCGACGAGCCCGGCCTCGCATTCCTGGTCGACCGGGTCACGGTCTCATCGATCGATCTCATGTTCACTGAGGAGGAGCTCGGAGCGGCGCTGCAGGTCGACCCGGCGACGGCGAGAGAGGTGCATCGGCTGTCCGGCGGACTTCCCCTCGTCGCTCACGCCCTGGCGCGCGCGAACACCGGCATTGCGCGCTCGGACCTCCTGGCCGTCGCGACGGATGCCATGGAGGCATTCATGCGCGTGCGAATCGAGGCGGCCGAATACGACCCGCGCAGCATCGATGCACTGGCACGAATGAGCCTCGCCGATGAGCTGACCGTGGAGCTGGCTCGAGACCTCGCACCAGGCGCCGAAGCGCGGGGCATCCTCGATGCTGCCGCCCACTACGGTTTCGGCAGCTGGTCCGAAGAGGGCAGCCGCGTGTTCACGTTCATCCCCCTCGCGCGAGAGCTGCTGCGACGAGAGCTCCACCGCCGCTTTCCCGAGGAACTGCCCCGCCTGAACCGCGCGGTCGCAGACTGGCGCCTGCAGAACGGCATGCCGGTCGCGGCGCTCGAATCCGCCGTCGTCACCGGCGACCTGATGCTCGCGAGCCACGTCGTGAAGTCCAGCTGGTTCACCCTGCTGAGGCAGCACGGGGAGCGCGTCCGCGAGATCCTCGGCTCGGTGCCGCTCGGCCGGCTCCGCCCGTACCCACTGCTCGTCATGTTGCTCGCGATCTGCTACAACGCAGTGGGGGTTCGACGGGTGCGCGGGCTGCAGTTGTTCGCGATCGCCGCCGCTGCCACGAAGTCGACGAATGGCGAGATATCCCAGAGCGACCGCGTGTTCCTCTGCGCCGCCGAGAGTTCTGCCCTGCGCGTGCTGGGATTCCACACGCGCGCCATCCCTCCGGCCCAGCGAGCGCTCGAGGCCGTCGACCGGCTCTCCACCGAGGAGGCCGAGCAGTACCGCGAGCAATTGCCGCGCATCTACGCGCAACTCGGGATCACCTTCTACTACGGCGGTGAGCTCGCGCTCGCGCTCGAGGTCCTGGGCATGGGGCTCGCGCTGGCGGAGAGCGGCCAGCGCGATGCGGGGTTCAGCTGCCTTGCGATGCTCGCCGGCATCCATGCGCTGGACGGCGACATCCCCGAAGCCCGTCGATTCGTCGAACTCGTTCGCGCCGGCGGTTGGCCAGACGAGCTGCTCGACGGGTACCAGGGCACCTTCTACCGCGTCGCCGAGGCGGTGATCGCCCTCGAGGAGCTCGATGTGGAGGCGGCGCAGCGTCATGTGGAGGTCTTCGCACCGCACCGGGCGACGAGCGAGCATTGGCTCGTCATGGCATGCGTCGAGGCGATGGTGGAGCTGCAGGCGGGAGCCGCGGCGACCGGACTCGTGAGACTGGACTCGACCGTGGCCGAACACGGTCGCTCCGGGCACGCTCCGAGGGCGCGGCGTGCGCTGAGCACGGTTCGCATGCTCCTCCATCTGGCGCTCGGCAACGTGGAGGCAGCGCGAGACGTCTTGCACCGGGATGCCGCGGACGCGGACGCGCGCACGATGGTCGACCGCGCACGGCTCGCGCTCGTCACCGGTCAAGCGGCTGAGGCACTCCGGTTGACCCGGGAGGCGGGGCGATCGGCACCGTCGTCGCAGGTGAGCGCTGAAGCGGCGGTACTCGAGGCGGTCGCGCTCCTCCGGACCGTCGGCGAGGTCCATTCCAAGCCCGCGGTCGACCGTGCCTCCGCGCTGCTCGTCGACCGGGGCCAGTTGCTCCCGCTCACACTGATCCCAGCGGCGGACCTCGAGCGACTCACCGAGGCGATCCCCGCATTGTGCACGCCGCGGCCACTGGTGTCGGTGATTCGGCATGGTGCCGCCGCCCAGGCACTCACGCCGCGGGAGCAAGTGGTGCTACGAGCGCTTGCGCGCTCGACCTCCACCTCTGCCATCGCCGCGGAGCTGTCGGTGTCGACGAACACGGTGAAGACCCAGCTCAAGAGCCTGTACCGCAAGCTCGGCGCGTCGAACCGGGAGCAGGCGGTCGCGATCGCGACCGCGCGTCACCTGCTGCCGCCGGATCCGGAAACCGACGGGACCGGGCCGGCGAGCTGA